The following proteins are co-located in the Cryptococcus neoformans var. grubii H99 chromosome 1, complete sequence genome:
- a CDS encoding acetylornithine aminotransferase, with amino-acid sequence MSARLFRISRKNCLAPLSRGYATELKPNLAYLQVTHPDTAPAPTQSLIQEHSKYLLNTYVRPPILFSHGSSCTLTSTSGKDYLDFTAGIAVTALGHSDRGVNNVMVEQAGKIGHASNVYWNEHAGELAKSLIENTRIHGGLGLGKAEGEDKGGRVFFSNSGTEANEGALKFARAYGKTIAEDKTDIICFSNAFHGRSLGALSCTPNPKYQAPFAPLIPGIKVGEYNDMSEERLKDLINEKTCGVIVEPIQGEGGVGEGKKEWFEMLGKRCKEVGAVLIYDEIQCGLFRSGEMWAHSSFPAAAQPDIVTMAKPLANGFPIGAIMVRSSIANNISPGMHGTTFGGQPIACAIGVHVLERLSAPTFLDNLQSTSAYLGDKAEKLPQIFPSLIKEIRGRGLIRGIAFKDESKPGELVKLARERGVLLLTAGKDAVRLVPALVVSKEECDKAMGVIESCLHIIQGDKA; translated from the exons ATGTCCGCCCGCCTGTTCCGCATCTCTCGCAAAAACTGCTTAGCCCCTCTCTCCAGGGGATACGCCACAGAGCTCAAG CCGAACTTGGCCTACCTCCAAGTCACACATCCCGACACCGCTCCTGCCCCCACTCAATCCCTTATCCAAGAACACTCTAAGTACCTCCTCAACACCTACGTGCGGCCCCccattctcttctcgcaCGGCTCTTCATGCACTctcacctccaccagcgGTAAAGACTACCTCGACTTCACAGCCGGTATCGCTGTCACTGCTTTGGGCCACTCCGATCGGGGTGTCAACAATGTGATGGTTGAGCAAGCAGGGAAAATTGGACATGCCAGCAATGTTTACTGGAACGAACATGCTGGAGAACTCGCCAAGTCCCTGATAGAAAACACTCGAATTCATGGCGGCCTGGGTCTCGGCAAGgccgaaggagaagacaaGGGTGGCCGagttttcttctccaactctgGTACAGAAGCGAACGAAGGTGCTCTAAAGTTTGCCCGAGCCTATGGCAAGACCATTGCTGAAGACAAGACTGACATAATCTGCTTCTCCAATGCCTTTCACGGCCGTTCACTTGGTGCTCTCTCATGCACCCCTAATCCCAAGTACCAAGCTCCTTTTGCCCCTCTGATTCCCGGTATCAAGGTTGGGGAGTACAATGATATGTCTGAAGAGAGGCTCAAGGACCTCATCAATGAAAAGACATGCGGTGTTATCGTGGAACCTATCCAAGGTGAAGGTGGTGTTGgtgaggggaagaaggaatggtTTGAAATGCTTGGAAAAAGGTGCAAGGAAGTCGGGGCTGTTTTGATCTATGATGAGATTCAG TGCGGCCTCTTTAGGTCCGGTGAAATGTGGGCCCACTCCAGCTTCCCTGCTGCGGCCCAGCCAGACATTGTCACTATGGCAAAGCCCTTGGCCAACGGTTTCCCCATTGGAGCTATCATGGTCCGCTCCAGTATCGCCAACAACATCTCCCCCGGTATGCACGGTACCACCTTTGGTGGTCAGCCTATTGCCTGTGCCATCGGTGTCCATGTGCTCGAACGTCTTTCTGCTCCCACATTCCTGGATAATCTTCAAAGCACAAGTGCTTATCTTGGAGACAAAGCTGAAAAATTACCCCAGATATTCCCTAGCCTGATCAAGGAGATTCGAGGAAGGGGTTTGATCAGGGGTATCGCGTTTAAGGACGAGAGCAAACCAGGAGAGCTTGTTAAGCTTGCTAGGGAGAGGGGTGTTTTGCTTCTGACGGCCGGCAAGGATGCCGTTAGGCTTGTTCCTGCCCTGGTTGTGAGTAAGGAGGAGTGCGACAAGGCTATGGGTGTCATTGAGAGCTGCTTGCATATCATTCAGGGAGATAAAGCATAA
- a CDS encoding DNA-directed RNA polymerase III subunit RPC5, translating to MDSPHDNIETVVDTITSYPEARESDGPHLSASDAHPTIHDLPGPSTTYIPRQPSPPLPDLKTRSFPVVDASDDEDDEDDEPIATLPIYLSPGLGEQGLDLHQYPLQHRDISVPTWARDRGKTISARVKEKAGRVEVEIPVDAGAAYWREDRASELGFVVDVNGDDGPVGGYGFGGKEKDKKGREKVPKKKEEKWGDKMRLRSELVPNATGYYSGVVRDGALHLHPISRVLQFRTSLGYLDDVDQKSRSRRLANGAVNGAGDSDEEEAPKKKKAAPAPVAKPRRVLDEEDNDGTGSIKDFRNKMWAMAIKEDEDSWAGYSWKAGEDDAVGDALGSLILDEEKRERLTCQTRPLDYLDRAM from the exons ATGGACTCACCCCACGACAACATAGAGACAGTCGTAGACACCATTACCTCTTACCCAGAAGCCCGCGAATCAGATGGTCCACACTTATCCGCAAGCGACGCACATCCCACCATTCATGACCTTCCCGGTCCTTCCACAACATACATCCCTCGTCAGCCTTCCCCGCCCTTGCCAGATCTGAAAACAAGAAGCTTCCCTGTAGTTGATGCCTctgatgacgaggacgatgaagacgatgaacCGATAGCCACTTTGCCCATCTATCTATCGCCAGGCTTGGGTGAGCAAGGTTTGGATTTGCATCAATATCCATTGCAACATCGGGACATCAGTGTCCCCACATGGGCTAGAGACCGGGGAAAGACTATATCGGCCCGtgtcaaggaaaaggctgggagagtggaagtggaaaTTCCTGTCGACGCCGGCGCCGCTTATTGGCGAGAAGACCGCGCTTCAGAGCTTGGTTTTGTTGTAGACGTCAATGGGGATGACGGCCCTGTTGGTGGGTACGGTTtcggaggaaaggaaaaggataaGAAGGGCAGGGAAAAGGtcccaaagaagaaggaagaaaaatgGGGTGACAAAATGAGATTGAGGAGTGAATTGGTGCCCAATGCCACAGGGTACTACTCTGGTGTAGTTCGAGATG GAGCTTTACATCTCCATCCAATCTCTCGTGTACTGCAATTCCGAACCTCTCTCGGATACCTCGACGACGTCGACCAAAAATCACGCTCCCGTCGATTAGCAAATGGTGCTGTCAACGGCGCCGGAGATTccgatgaggaggaggcgcctaaaaagaaaaaggctgCACCTGCCCCTGTTGCCAAACCACGCCGTGTTCTGGACGAAGAGGACAACGATGGCACCGGATCCATCAAGGACTTTAGAAATAAGATGTGGGCCATGGCCatcaaggaggatgaggatagCTGGGCGGGCTACAGTTGGAAAGCCGGCGAA GACGATGCAGTGGGAGATGCGCTTGGGTCACTGAttttggatgaagagaagagggagaggttGACATGTCAAACGAGACCGCTTGACTATCTTGACAGGGCGATGTAG
- a CDS encoding ARF guanyl-nucleotide exchange factor — protein MDSNAEAGPSTSRPHRSSRPSTPTPSTPTSVRAKRRSWFGLASPVIPLSKEKAKDKHRGSSNGTEELELGPVSNGRDNETVKERRREDAQEEELRERTGHEGDDLLTIDGDLEKTAKKKKRKSGGADEPLVLRMEDLGHKTPARTMSEKTLTVDDVMKTPHALTTWTSSRTASDRDPFTAPDPPSNPGLDNSPFNKSEELLLNPAPRSSSLNSVPSPTTSFHRDKTQPPLPIGMDRPLPPLPPPTPDSKGLKEPKAPSEILITPSSPREPKASRRAHEGRRSRSISGSSRSHSRGRASSAEPSKPLGLGLPSVISGRSHSVSRSRPSSRSPSVSVQSPSPPPVPLKPQSVSSPFPSRPGTPNHKITFAEPEAPKAQASQKEDESDKKTRIKRARSLSGLFGKSPPMVLSAKMGDSAQDDNQKNGEEEANGDQGGGGKIGVLEWLGMKKTVRRKASEMRLKEPANELDDVQNVAGDTSRSPEGPTPNEGNIDQVNEGDQYSGQPDLAFPPTTNAPHGTPKRLNSLFARRSSAKNEEETEPLSIMVVPRAVHSSDRQTRPLTNVSQSSLQFPAVDPFSPDENSTWMSSPGIEVEEMVFNPGSSTHWGPGIRPWMEAREHHVSSRSSVSSALDTLPEQGPPMQKSGSSKAPAKVQGGRVRSFSDGPLPQRPSDHSPAPSQPASDSPNVSPSPSTGLKTPVRPRMDSRTGSSNSAIIGRMKSVFSKSANRSRSNSLLRQDASDVDEFGEMASQPMRPSKSAYSMGPSDTARGRAVMEDVVHLESQQEKNHTGGRASFSSITPPLSSNASSTQYSVLGDPLHTHKIASRRGRARASTVSLAPTSYHFTPPSPSTFPTSATPPRRQSTIRRLSNGLFGSASSSPQRSSLFPLPPRSNGSTSSIPTGAQTSGQGWEDGSIGVLSPGASPRPSLGSLAVKTNAMKQAVVPEGEESSKEWLERALSTVGRCEIANILASSGDVLHVEALQMFMSTFDFTHNALDVALRKLLMQISLPKETQQIDRVIEAFAKQYERCEPGLFGEKDNTYVLAFSMMMLHTDAFNKHNKNKMSKTDYVRNSRMEGVPSFVLEAFYDNITFTPFVFIEDDSDLKRTSGHTTPLNFGPSTPTFSAFLNGSNPPNKSSNKIDVYDLIVRDMLDQLRVDVGREIPAENPFSCLGTRPILDFEGLSKAFASAHSLSIPVPQQKTARRNTLVTSGKKQAAKKEKELDMALRVTKVGLISRKDETFSESGKKNRKWKSWSVILTQSQLLFFKDPMWALALLEQARTTSENDKDGQLLLPRMASFKPDEVFPVKDCIAVFDKSFTAYPNTFRFVISQHQQYLMQAPDEFEMNEWISLINYASAFKSAGIKMRRGTMRKDQAVLAGAAAAASHRRDMREDRHDSLDGASTPGRIAIFGGVDQMDQEKALAHPKGDGVRGVDIDGANDSLQEGEQLEEVFGVVKAELAAGRGGTKPVGTARQPDRSYSHASRLAIIQNHLRILREKVVPIESSIQSSLLLARNINILTPFQKSTRDRLASAIPSLSRRTRTERIFLSKMQFWINVLEYEADRAEREWKEVRHLALQAAARSMREDGVSGVVEDVTRDEEGGDRGIPVLSLPNDGDEDVENEAMHLSMSPGELPIMFRRPSNGLDDAKYPTSRNTSSSRAASLLEEREGDRRQTVSSDYWLSPYEAERRSSDVESAHSRAGTPDMGFNVYDSSRRERKDSEAGRSSGRNTPVMFVMESPMEIGYEEVSQERFFEHRPVDPPNGKETGKKDESRSSREEGKKEEAEDWQDTKAAKRVSLVRRGEMSDWESMRKVGAGNKG, from the exons ATGGACAGTAACGCGGAGGCAGGTCCCTCCACATCGCGTCCACATCGATCATCCCGGCCCTCGACACCGACACCTTCAACGCCTACGTCTGTTAGAGCGAAGCGACGTTCATGGTTCGGCTTGGCTTCCCCTGTCATCCCACTGTCTAAAGAAAAGGCGAAAGATAAGCACCGTGGAAGCTCTAACGGCACTGAGGAATTAGAGCTCGGCCCAGTATCGAACGGACGAGACAACGAGACCGtgaaagaaaggagacGAGAGGATGCgcaggaggaagaactGAGAGAGAGGACAGGGCACGAAGGCGACGATTTGCTCACGATTGATGGGGATTTGGAAAAGACTGctaaaaagaaaaagcgaAAGTCTGGCGGTGCCGACGAGCCCCTGGTACTGAGAATGGAAGATTTAGGTCATAAAACGCCTGCGCGAACCATGTCCGAGAAGACGTTAACGGTAGACGATGTGATGAAAACA CCACATGCGTTAACTACATGGACTTCCTCTCGCACGGCGAGCGACCGCGATCCTTTCACTGCTCCTGATCCACCTTCAAATCCAGGGCTCGACAACTCACCTTTCAACAAATCTGAGGAGCTTCTCCTCAACCCGGCACCAAGGTCCTCATCTCTAAATTCGGTACCATCTCCAactacctctttccatAGAGATAAAACTCAACCCCCTCTACCGATCGGCATGGACAGACCATTGCCACCATTACCGCCCCCAACACCTGATAGTAAGGGATTGAAAGAGCCTAAAGCTCCGTCCGAAATCCTTATCACCCCTAGCAGTCCACGGGAACCCAAGGCTTCCAGAAGAGCACATGAAGGGCGGCGTAGCAGGTCTATTTCGGGATCGTCCAGAAGCCATTCACGAGGCAGAGCTTCAAGCGCAGAGCCCTCAAAACCCCTTGGTTTGGGATTACCTTCAGTCATTTCGGGAAGGTCTCATTCTGTATCCCGCTCACGGCCGTCTTCCAGATCACCTTCTGTATCTGTTCAAagtccatctcctccgcccGTTCCTTTAAAGCCTCAATCAGTATCGTCGCCATTTCCATCTCGCCCCGGGACTCCCAATCATAAAATTACCTTCGCAGAACCCGAAGCCCCAAAAGCACAAGCTTCGcaaaaggaggatgaatctgacaaaaagacaagaatCAAAAGAGCGAGAAGTTTATCGGGATTGTTTGGCAAATCACCGCCAATGGTATTATCGGCCAAAATGGGAGATTCCGCCCAAGATGATAACcagaagaatggagaagaggaggcgaACGGTGATCAAGGAGGCGGCGGAAAAATTGGGGTATTAGAGTGGTTaggaatgaagaagaccgTGAGACGAAAAGCTTCAGAGATGAGACTCAAGGAGCCGGCAAATGAGCTGGATGACGTTCAAAACGTTGCTGGTGACACATCCAGATCCCCTGAAGGTCCGACCCCTAATGAGGGCAATATAGACCAGGTCAATGAGGGTGATCAATACAGCGGACAACCCGACCTTGCATTCCCTCCCACTACTAACGCACCACATGGTACCCCCAAGAGATTGAATAGCTTATTCGCTCGCCGATCATCTGCGAAAaacgaggaagaaacaGAGCCGCTGTCAATTATGGTTGTCCCCAGGGCTGTTCATAGCTCTGATCGTCAGACACGCCCGCTGACGAACGTCTCCCAGTCTTCCCTACAGTTTCCTGCCGTCGATCCTTTCTCACCTGATGAAAACAGCACATGGATGTCCAGTCCCGGCATTgaagttgaagagatggtcTTCAATCCTGGTAGTAGTACTCATTGGGGACCTGGAATACGCCCTTGGATGGAAGCAAGGGAACACCACGTCTCCTCGAGGTCGTCGGTATCTTCCGCTCTGGATACTTTACCAGAGCAAGGTCCGCCAATGCAAAAGTCCGGATCTTCGAAAGCGCCTGCGAAAGTACAGGGAGGGCGAGTCAGGTCATTTTCTGATGGGCCTTTACCACAACGACCATCCGATCACTCTCCAGCTCCCTCTCAACCTGCCTCAGATAGTCCGAACGTttctccctccccctcaACAGGCCTCAAAACACCTGTACGACCCAGAATGGACAGCAGGACAGGCTCCAGCAACTCTGCGATTATAGGGAGAATGAAAAGTGTGTTCTCCAAGTCCGCAAACCGGAGCAGGAGTAACAGTCTTTTACGCCAGGATGCCAGCGATGTTGACGAGTTTGGGGAAATGGCAAGCCAACCTATGCGACCCTCAAAGTCGGCCTATTCTATGGGACCTTCTGATACCGCGCGAGGTCGCGCCGTAATGGAAGACGTCGTCCATTTGGAATCACAGCAGGAAAAAAACCACACAGGTGGAAGAGCGTCGTTTTCGTCAATAAcacctcctctttcatccaATGCGTCTTCTACGCAATACTCCGTCCTCGGAGATCCTCTTCATACCCACAAAATAGCATCGCGTCGAGGCAGAGCTCGGGCGTCAACTGTATCTCTTGCTCCAACTTCGTACCATTTTACGCCGCCTTCGCCAAGCACTTTTCCTACCTCCGCAACGCCACCTCGCCGCCAAAGCACAATACGCCGTCTTTCTAATGGACTATTTGGATCagcatcctcatcacccCAGCGTTCTTCTCtatttcctcttccgcctaGATCGAACGGATCTACTTCGTCAATACCTACAGGTGCGCAGACATCTGGTCAAGGCTGGGAGGATGGGTCCATTGGAGTGTTGAGTCCCGGTGCTAGCCCTAGGCCCAGCTTAGGTAGTCTAGCCGTCAAGACCAATGCCATGAAACAAGCTGTTGTAccggaaggagaagaatcGTCCAAGGAATGGTTGGAGAGAGCACTCAGTACTGTTGGGAGGTGCGAGATAGCCAATATACTGGCATCTAG CGGCGATGTTCTTCACGTGGAAGCATTACAGATGTTCATGTCAACGTTCGACTTCACTCATAACGCTTTGGACGTCGCTTTGAGGAAACTGCTTATGCAAATCTCTCTTCCGAAAGAGACGCAGCAGATTGATCGTGTAATTGAAGCGTTCGCGAAACAGTATGAGAGGTGTGAGCCCGGTCTCTTCGGCGAAAAAG ACAACACATATGTCCTTGCATtctcgatgatgatgcttCACACCGATGCCTTCAACAAGCATAACAAGAACAAGATGTCCAAGACAGACTATGTGCGTAATTCACGCATGGAAGGCGTTCCATCTTTCGTGCTAGAGGCCTTCTATGACAATATCACGTTTACTCCATTTGTCTTCATTGAGGACGACTCTGATCTGAAGCGCACATCTGGGCATACAACCCCGTTGAATTTTGGGCCGTCTACTCCGACGTTCTCTGCCTTCTTGAACGGCTCTAATCCCCCCAACAAATCCTCCAACAAAATTGACGTGTACGATCTTATTGTGCGAGATATGCTTGATCAATTGAGAGTTGATGTGGGGAGGGAAATACCGGCTGAAAATCCATTTTCTTGTCTTGGAACTAGACCAATCCTTGATTTCGAAGGGTTGAGCAAGGCTTTCGCTTCTGCACATAGTCTTTCAATCCCTGTACCCCAGCAGAAGACGGCAAGGAGGAACACACTCGTGACATCAGGCAAGAAGCAAGCGGccaaaaaagagaaggagctgGACATGGCTCTGCGAGTAACAAAAGTCGGGCTAATATCTCGAAAAG ATGAAACTTTTAGCGAATCGGGCAAGAAAAATCGCAAATGGAAATCTTGGAGCGTTATCCTCACTCAGTCACAGCTACTTTTTTTCAAAGACCCTATGTGGGCTTTGGCATTGCTTGAGCAAGCTAGAACGACATCGGAAAATGACAAGGATGGTCAACTGCTCCTGCCACGAATGGCTTCTTTCAAACCAGATGAGGTATTCCCTGTCAAGGACTGTATTGCAGTTTTCGACAAGAGTTTCACTGCT TACCCAAATACCTTTCGTTTCGTTATCTCTCAGCACCAACAATATCTCATGCAAGCTCCGGACGAATTTGAGATGAATGAGTGGATCTCCCTCATCAATTACGCCTCAGCTTTTAAAAGTGCGGGTATCAAAATGCGGCGTGGAACAATGCGCAAGGACCAAGCGGTATTGGCGggcgctgctgctgctgcgtCTCATAGAAGGGACATGCGTGAGGATCGTCACGACTCTTTGGACGGAGCATCTACCCCAGGACGAATTGCTATATTTGGGGGTGTGGACCAAATGGATCAAGAAAAAGCATTGGCTCACCCAAAAGGTGATGGTGTCAGAGGCGTAGATATTGACGGTGCCAACGACAGTTTGCAGGAGGGTGAGCAACTGGAAGAGGTGTTCGGCGTTGTCAAAGCGGAGTTGGCGGCTGGTAGAGGAGGCACAAAGCCTGTAGGCACGGCCAGGCAACCAGATAGATCTTACAGCCATGCTTCCCGCTTAGCCATCATCCAA AACCATCTTCGAATTCTTCGTGAGAAGGTGGTACCGATTGAATCCTCCATTCAATCCTCCCTCTTGCTTGCTCGCAATATCAACATTCTAACTCCCTTTCAAAAGTCTACTCGTGACCGTCTTGCTTCCGCTATTCCCTCTTTGTCTCGCCGCACCAGGACTGAAcgcatcttcctctctaAGATGCAATTCTGGATTAATGTCCTCGAGTATGAAGCGGATCGTGCTGAGAGAGAGTGGAAAGAAGTGCGACACCTGGCATTACAGGCAGCAGCAAGAAGTATGCGTGAAGATGGAGTTAGCGGCGTTGTTGAGGACGTCACAAGggatgaggagggcggAGATCGCGGTATACCAGTCCTGTCTCTCCCCAAcgatggggatgaagatgtggaaaaCGAGGCAATGCATTTGAGCATGAGCCCAGGAGAACTGCCAATCATGTTTCGAAGACCGAGTAATGGACTCGATGATGCTAAGTATCCCACTTCTCGTAATACGAGCTCCAGTCGCGCTGCCAGCCTCCttgaggaaagggaaggagataGACGTCAAACTGTTTCATCTGACTATTGGCTCAGCCCCTATGAGGCTGAACGACGGTCGAGTGATGTTGAGAGTGCCCATTCAAGAGCCGGTACTCCAGATATGGGTTTCAACGTATATGACAGTTCAAGGAGGGAGCGGAAAGATAGCGAAGCAGGGCGATCGAGCGGTCGAAACACGCCAGTGATGTTTGTCATGGAAAGCCCGATGGAAATTGGATACGAAGAGGTAAGCCAAGAAAGGTTTTTCGAGCATAGACCTGTCGATCCCCCgaatggaaaagagactggaaagaaggatgaatCGAGAAGCAGTcgtgaggaagggaaaaaagaagaggcggaggatTGGCAAGACACGAAAGCTGCGAAAAGGGTGTCGTTAGTGCGGCGGGGCGAGATGAGCGATTGGGAGAGCATGCGCAAAGTCGGCGCCGGAAACAAAGGTTAG
- a CDS encoding cytoplasmic protein, with protein MPISTLQLKTYYPVPTPTTMSGIQFDVSRLCAATISIQGRHFVDSHGRVLHLRGANVSAASKVPATPAPKIHDHAQASYVGRPFRLEEADEHWARLKSWGLTFVRITVTWEALEHKERGVYDEDYLAYLRALLQSMEPYGLVAYIALHQDVWSRYCGGSGAPGWTLEAAGFDLSNEGENLSLSGAAFLDGIKSGRLAGERGLWPTGYQKLAAATMNTLFWGGETFAPLLKVPGQIDGKWVSRNIQVYLQEAFLAATAKLVKAVGDLETVMGFELMNEPHPGFIGIQSIHEWDYTTDLHLGQFPSPLQSFSMGAGHPTPNVPVYTRSFPFPTRVTSHVTANPEGACAWASKECPWEKHGVWRWSEAKQEAAALQQDYFVKNRDGGKVDFYEDFYFPFVRKWEQVIGENISSTKGLKARMVEAIPNELCPEWKEESRPKNMVYAPHWYDLNTLFKKKFGFMSVNVQGLARGMFILRALYFGTAAAKANYALQIKTIVLAARLKLGPVPVIFGECGVPMDINNEEAFRTGDWKWQERSMDALISAMEGALMGFNLWTYNPANRDDIGDDWNAENFSWYSESNRTKLLKNAEKSSDGLDVGARLLNVIVRPYPIATAGNPTSLAYDANACAFTYRFRSPLRVSAAAPTPEEYTEIFLPRRVFRKESTEWTVTAGGKVHVDWERERVFVWFEDSSLTAASIKDDTRPRRIDIWVIGRKVEENWSIAQILVAVVILLLGVLVAYYAQLYEWEKDKMIFQHLREANGM; from the exons ATGCCCATTTCTACCCTGCAATTGAAGACATATTACCCTGTCCCCACACCTACCACCATGTCCGGTATTCAGTTCGACGTATCCCGCCTATGTGCAGCTACAATCTCCATACAAGGTCGGCATTTTGTCGACTCTCACGGGAGAGTCTTACACCTGCGAGGTGCCAACGTTTCCGCTGCGAGCAAAGT ACCTGCGACCCCTGCGCCCAAAATTCACGATCATGCGCAGGCCAGTTATGTCGGAAGGCCGTTCCGACTGGAAGAGGCTGATGAACACTGGGCAAGGCTCAAATCATGGGGTTTGACATTTG TCAGGATAACCGTTACTTGGGAAGCGCTCGAACACAAGGAGAG AGGTGTCTATGACGAAGATTATCTTGCGTACTTGAGAGCGTTGCTTCAAAGCATGGAACCTTATGGGCTCGTCGCATACATC GCTCTTCATCAAGATGTATGGTCAAGATACTGCGGAGGA TCTGGCGCACCCGGATGGACGCTCGAAGCGGCGGGTTTTGACCTTTCAAACGAGGGCGAGAACTTGTCCTTGTCTGGCGCCGCCTTCCTTGACGGCATCAAGAGTGGAAGACTCGCAGGTGAAAGGGGGCTATGGCCAACTG GCTACCAAAAACTGGCTGCGGCTACTATGAA CACTTTATTCTGGGGTGGGGAGACGTTTGCGCCTTTGCTCAAAGTACCTGGCCAAATCGATGGAAAATGGGTGTCTCGCAACATCCAGGTATACTTACAAGAAGCCTTCCTTGCTGCTACCGCGAAGCTTGTGAAGGCCGTGGGTGATCTCGAGACAGTCATGGGTTTTGAA CTTATGAACGAACCCCATCCTGGGTTCATTGGTATCCAATCTATTCACGAATGG GATTATACTACTGACCTTCATTTGGGCCAATTCCCTTCTCCGCTTCAATCATTCTCTATGGGTGCCGGCCACCCCACTCCCAATGTACCTGTTTATACTcgctcttttcctttcccaacCCGTGTAACTTCTCACGTGACGGCCAACCCTGAAGGAGCCTGCGCCTGGGCCAGTAAGGAATGCCCCTGGGAGAAGCATGGCGTTTGGCGGTGGAGTGAAGCAAAGCAAGAGGCTGCTGCTCTGCAGCAAGACTATTTTGTAAAGAACCGCGATGGGGGCAAGGTTGATTTTTACGAAGACTTTTATTTCCCATTTGTGCGAAAGTGGGAACAGGTGATCGGAGAGAATATTTCTTCAACCAAGGGGTTGAAAGCTAGAATGGTGGAAGCAATCCCCAATGAGCTTTGCCCAGagtggaaggaggagtCGCGGCCTAAGAATATGGTCTATGCGCCCCACTGGTATGATCTAAACACACTgttcaagaagaagtttgGGTTCATGTCAGTTAATGTTCAAGGCCTTGCTCGG GGTATGTTTATTCTTCGAGCGCTGTATTTCGGTACTGCCGCCGCCAAAGCCAATTATGCTCTTCAGATAAAGACCATCGTCCTTGCTGCTCGACTTAAACTTGGGCCCGTACCTGTGATCTTTGGTGAATGCGGTGTTCCCATGGACATTAA CAATGAGGAAGCCTTTAGAACTGGAGACTGGAAATGGCAAGAACGGTCTATGGATGCTCTTATTTCTGCGATGGAAGGCGCATTAATGGGGTTCAA TTTGTGGACCTACAATCCTGCCAATCGCGACGACATTGGTGATGAC TGGAATGCGGAGAATTTTTCCTGGTATTCAGAAAGTAATCGCACCAAGCTCCTTAAGAATGCTGAAAAGAGCTCTGACGGTCTCGACGTTGGAGCTCGTCTGTTGAATGTTATTGTT CGCCCTTACCCGATCGCCACCGCTGGTAACCCAACCTCTCTTGCTTACGACGCAAACGCTTGTGCTTTTACATATCGTTTCCGATCTCCTTTGAGGGTGTCGGCCGCGGCTCCCACTCCGGAAGAATACACCGagatcttccttcctcgtcgcGTGTTCCGAAAAGAGTCCACAGAGTGGACAGTGACAGCTGGGGGTAAAGTCCATGTCGACTGGGAGAGAGAACGGGTATTTGTGTGGTTTGAGGACTCAAGTTTGACAGCAGCAAGCATCAAGGACGACACGAGGCCGCGCCGAATTGACATTTGGGTAATAGGCCGAAAGGTAGAGGAAAATTGGTCCATTGCACAAATCTTGGTGGCAGTAGTGATCTTGCTGTTGGGTGTGCTGGTGGCATATTACGCACAGCTCTACGAATGGGAGAAAGATAAAATGATTTTCCAACACCTGAGGGAGGCCAATGGAATGTAG